CGCGCATGGTCCGGTTAAGCCCGTATTCCGGGACGGTGGCGGTCATTGGCCTCGTGGTCGTTGGGGTCAGCATTGCTATGAGCCGCTGGTAGTCGCCGTGGTGAGCGCGGTCGGCGGACTGATCGGGTCGCGGACCCAACGGCGCGTCGCCGGTAATGTCCCAACGCTCCCGGTAGGCCGCGACGATTCGCAGGAGCGGTCCCGATTGGTCTGGGTGTTGCGCCCGCCGGAGCGCGGTTGCCCAGCTTTGGCTGGTTTCGATTGCCGCGTCGGCGAGCGAATCGGCCCGTTGTTCGATGAGGTCATATCGCTTCTGCAATGCGTCGAGCATCTGCAGGTCGGACAATCCGACCGTGGCATCGACGATGATCCCGGCCACCAATTCGGCGCCACCATTTCGTGGGCGGGTCCGGAGGTGGACGCGAATCGCCGTTGTCAGCTGTTGCGCGGTCATCGACTCGATCGAATAGGCAGGAACGATCCGAGGTAATTCGCCGGCGATGTTCATTCCGGTGTGATAAGCCTGCCGGATGGCCAGGACGAGTTCGGGGAAATGCTCGTCGTCCAGGAGCCGCCTGATGGCCGGCCGGTCCCCGAAAACGGTGAGCAGAAGTTCGGCGGCGGCGATCTCGTGGGCATAGGCGGCGATCGCGTCGGCTTCGTCGGCCAATGTTCGGATCGAGGCATGCCGGTCCTGCTCGGTCCGGATGGTTTCGTGCGCCGAGGTATCGGCCGATGAATGGTCGCTGATGGATTCGGCGACCTGCTGGGTGGTCCAGGAATCCTGGTCGGCCGACCCGCCGATGGGGTGGTCGACGATTCCGCGGACCGTGGCGGCCGGATCGAGGACGAGGTAGGCGGTGTTGCGGTAGCGGCCTCGGGTCATGGCGACGTAGAACGCTTCGCGTTGGGTCAGGGCGTCGGCGAGGACGTGGCTGGTGTCCACGGTCAGGCCCTGGGCGCGGTGCGCGGTGGTCGCGTACCCGAGGTCGACATGGTCGTGGACGTAGGTGGCGGAGAGCCTGATCGGCGTCGTGCCGGTGTCGTCGCTGGTGTGGAGGCGGACGGTGAGGGAGCCGTCGCGGTGGGCACGTTCGACCCGCCAGCGTTGCCCGTTTCGGACGAACCCGTCGCCACTGTCGGCTGTTCGTGGGGTGCCGTCGGGTTGGGTGCGGTCGATGCGGCGGGTGACGATGACGTCGCCGCGGCCGACGGATAGGCCGTTGCGGACCGGGGCGGTCGCTGTGTTGTCGACCTGCCCTGTGCTGATCAGGTCGGTGCGGGCGCGTTGGTTCAGTTCCACGACGGTGTCGTTGTCGGCGGCGATCAGGACGCTGGTCAGGCCGTCGTGGGTGTCGGACAGCCAGGCGGTGTAGGCGTTGTCGGCCATCTGATCCTGGTCGCCGGACCGGACCCGGCCGTGAGCGTCATACTCGGCCAGGGCGGTCGAATCGCCGGACCGGAGCCGGTCGGCGGCCTGTTCCTCCCAGGCGCGGCGGGTGCCGTCGGGATCGGTGAAGCGGCGCACCTGGGTCAGGGTCGCCGGGTCCGGGTGGCGTGCGCACAGCAGGCCGAACGCGCCGCCGGTCTCGACCGGCGACAGTTGGCAGGGGTCGCCGACCAGCAGCAGCTTCGCGCCGGCCTTCGCGGCCTGCCCGGCGAGGCGGGCCAGGGTGAAGGTGCCGCACATGCCGGCCTCGTCGACGATCAGCAACTGCCCGGGCCGCAGCCGCCACTGGTCGTACTCGCCCTGCACCCTGCCGCGGGCAGCCCGCAGACCCTGGATCCGGTTCGGGTTCTCGGGCGTGGTGATCGCGTCGGTGAGCAGCCGGATCCGATGTTCTCGTCGGGTCTGCTGGTCCTGTTGGGCGATCCACTGGGCGGTGTTGTCGGTGACGATCCCGACGTCGGCGGCCAGGACCTGGGCGGCCATCGCGGAGG
This genomic window from Nakamurella multipartita DSM 44233 contains:
- the mobF gene encoding MobF family relaxase; protein product: MASVDYLIDHVAAGDGRAADPTASPLTRYYTAQGYPPGTWLGSGIAALGAGGMAGSEVTEAQLREMFEGARNPFTGERLGRPPAKYPTRQERIDLRVGKLPDSLTAQSRAALVEKITAEEKETKTRTAVAGFDLTFSVPKSVSALWALAPAPVQEQLYLAHRAALAATLELIEGEAVFTRLGHNGVRRVRTAGLVAAAFDHWDSRRGDPQLHTHVTVANRVQGPDGRWRTLDSATLHQAAVAYSETYDLLLADEITRRTGLTWDRRERQAGSNRRIGRELAPVPDALIAAFSQRSADIEAAVDTAIAQAVLRTGRRPDVNAINRIRQHLTLATRDRKHAPNLAESVQQWRATAEHVLDRDPTDWATTATTTGQAGPLLGPADLDDIETEAIALGVVDAVAAARPTWTRWNLTAETMRQLAARGLQFTIPADAVAVRDRVVAAAQRLSVALTPPELAPIPDALRDADGASPFTPPEVFTSTAVLAAEDQLLRLGQDRSGPAVDPDRARRVAGQDLPGRDHALAAEDQRPAAVQIVTSGRVVDVLVGPAGTGKTTTMAGVRAIWEAEYGPGTVVGLAPSAMAAQVLAADVGIVTDNTAQWIAQQDQQTRREHRIRLLTDAITTPENPNRIQGLRAARGRVQGEYDQWRLRPGQLLIVDEAGMCGTFTLARLAGQAAKAGAKLLLVGDPCQLSPVETGGAFGLLCARHPDPATLTQVRRFTDPDGTRRAWEEQAADRLRSGDSTALAEYDAHGRVRSGDQDQMADNAYTAWLSDTHDGLTSVLIAADNDTVVELNQRARTDLISTGQVDNTATAPVRNGLSVGRGDVIVTRRIDRTQPDGTPRTADSGDGFVRNGQRWRVERAHRDGSLTVRLHTSDDTGTTPIRLSATYVHDHVDLGYATTAHRAQGLTVDTSHVLADALTQREAFYVAMTRGRYRNTAYLVLDPAATVRGIVDHPIGGSADQDSWTTQQVAESISDHSSADTSAHETIRTEQDRHASIRTLADEADAIAAYAHEIAAAELLLTVFGDRPAIRRLLDDEHFPELVLAIRQAYHTGMNIAGELPRIVPAYSIESMTAQQLTTAIRVHLRTRPRNGGAELVAGIIVDATVGLSDLQMLDALQKRYDLIEQRADSLADAAIETSQSWATALRRAQHPDQSGPLLRIVAAYRERWDITGDAPLGPRPDQSADRAHHGDYQRLIAMLTPTTTRPMTATVPEYGLNRTMRGRDL